A region of Actinobacillus porcitonsillarum DNA encodes the following proteins:
- a CDS encoding GNAT family N-acetyltransferase: MPIQHNAEQFEFSYFDEQGEKVGKLCYRYIKDDVIDAFHTKVAESHQGKGIAGELYDALIAFAQEQQLKIKPSCSYIEVKMRRSHQNMMI; encoded by the coding sequence ATGCCTATTCAACATAATGCGGAGCAGTTTGAATTTTCTTATTTTGATGAGCAAGGGGAAAAAGTCGGAAAGCTGTGTTATCGCTACATTAAAGATGACGTGATAGACGCTTTTCATACCAAAGTTGCAGAAAGTCATCAAGGCAAAGGCATTGCAGGGGAGCTCTATGACGCATTGATTGCATTTGCTCAAGAACAACAACTCAAAATTAAACCAAGTTGTAGTTATATTGAAGTAAAAATGAGACGTTCTCATCAAAATATGATGATTTAA